The Candidatus Omnitrophota bacterium genome includes a window with the following:
- a CDS encoding radical SAM protein: MRVLLLNPPGDKPYLRDYYCSHSAKARYYWHPYDLVVQSGILSRRHEVEFLDANCLGLTFPQAARRVRDLASQAIVFLTGGVCWKQDFAFLESLGLPDNFPIAGTGDVLVSKGRELMGRYPWLKAILLDFTASSIDGFLASWNAQTGAVERDDLLPNLLYRSGGAILRGLDPGERYYSFPLPRYDLLPLAKYSIPHGRRRLFASFLTDFGCPYHCSFCFNGKWAHKLRDLDNALQELRYVRDLGICELWIKDLTFGVNRQHTTEFLNRLIAEKLNFDWITLSRVDVMDEELLTLMARAGCHTIQFGVESADQGILNSIEKGIEPARVMEIFRLCRRLKIRTLAHFIIGLPGETEATALRSIEFAKDLDPDFISFNVAAPRMGTDLRSEAIRQGWTPKDVETVDNSIAFPQMEIGTLSSDRVRELRNQAIREFHLRPAYLWRKARDFRSPREAWRAARNAFSLLRSTRNRPDLADYAEGDM, from the coding sequence ATGCGCGTTTTATTGTTGAATCCACCCGGCGATAAGCCGTATTTGCGCGATTATTATTGCAGCCACTCCGCCAAGGCGCGTTATTATTGGCATCCCTACGATCTTGTCGTCCAGAGCGGCATCCTTTCCCGCCGCCATGAGGTGGAATTTCTCGACGCCAATTGCTTGGGGCTGACTTTTCCCCAGGCCGCCCGGCGCGTCCGCGATCTAGCGTCGCAAGCGATCGTCTTCCTTACCGGCGGCGTCTGCTGGAAGCAGGATTTCGCCTTTCTCGAATCCCTCGGCCTTCCCGATAATTTCCCCATCGCCGGAACCGGCGACGTTTTGGTCAGCAAGGGGCGCGAATTGATGGGGCGTTATCCGTGGCTGAAAGCGATTCTGCTCGATTTTACTGCTTCCAGCATCGATGGTTTTCTCGCCTCCTGGAACGCCCAAACCGGCGCCGTCGAACGGGACGATCTGCTTCCCAATCTTCTCTACCGCTCCGGCGGCGCTATTTTGCGCGGCCTCGATCCCGGCGAGCGCTACTACTCTTTTCCCCTGCCGCGCTACGATCTATTGCCGTTGGCCAAATACAGCATTCCCCACGGACGACGACGCCTTTTCGCCTCGTTTCTCACTGATTTCGGTTGTCCCTATCACTGCTCGTTTTGCTTCAACGGCAAATGGGCGCACAAACTGCGCGACCTCGATAACGCATTGCAGGAACTGCGCTATGTGCGCGATCTTGGCATCTGCGAGTTGTGGATCAAAGACCTTACCTTCGGCGTCAACCGCCAACACACGACGGAATTTCTTAACCGGCTCATCGCAGAAAAGTTGAATTTCGATTGGATAACGCTCTCCCGCGTCGACGTGATGGATGAGGAACTGCTTACTTTAATGGCCCGCGCGGGTTGCCATACGATCCAATTCGGCGTCGAATCCGCCGATCAGGGCATCCTCAATTCGATCGAGAAGGGCATCGAACCGGCGCGAGTGATGGAGATATTCCGTCTTTGCCGCCGTCTCAAAATTCGCACCCTGGCCCATTTCATTATCGGCCTGCCCGGCGAGACCGAAGCGACCGCTCTCCGCAGCATCGAATTCGCCAAAGATTTGGACCCGGACTTCATCTCCTTCAACGTCGCCGCTCCCCGCATGGGAACCGACCTGCGTTCCGAAGCCATTCGCCAAGGCTGGACGCCCAAAGATGTGGAAACGGTGGACAATTCCATCGCCTTCCCCCAAATGGAGATAGGGACTTTATCCAGCGACCGCGTGCGCGAACTACGCAATCAGGCCATCCGCGAGTTTCATCTGCGCCCCGCTTATCTCTGGCGCAAAGCCCGCGATTTCCGCTCCCCCCGCGAAGCCTGGCGCGCCGCCCGCAACGCTTTTTCGCTCCTGCGCTCGACGCGGAATCGCCCCGATCTAGCCGATTACGCCGAAGGGGATATGTGA